The window TAGATGAGTTTACCTGTTCAGTGCAATGACGTTTAATGTCCCTGATAACCTCTGTAATCCCATTTAGCCAGTTGTTAGCAGCCacatttttcaagacaagcttaaaaaaaaatcacatatacttgtatattttatgtcatagaataaaagtgaaaatattTTGAACTTGTGGCATTTAACCAAATCCCATTGACTTCAGGACAGTGGAACTGGAagtgctaaaacacatttccaGGTTTTGGCATACAATCATCCCTGCAGCACTAAAATGGTTTAATTTAGGACATTTACAGCATTTAGGACAGGACCTATATGAGTATTTAACTGATGTTCAGTTTGGTTTGTTTCTAATCTCTCCTTTTGTTTGCCGCCCTCTTTTGGACAGTCTGGTGAACTATGCTTCTTTGCACAACAACGTCTACTGCAAGCCACACTTCTGCCAGCTGTTTAAAGCCAAGGGCAACTATGACGAGGGTTTCGGCCACCGACCCCATAAGGAGCTTTGGGAGACTCGAGGAGAAGGAGCTGAGGAGCAAGTGAAGCTGTCACCTCATGAAACAACCTCCAGCCCAACAGTAGAGGAGTCTCCACTGGTAAAGGTTAACGTGCTTGCGGCCACTTTAGAGACCCGAACCCAGGCCGCCTCTGAGAGGGTGGAGAAGCCACTGGAGATGGGACGACTCAAGATATCCTGGCCTCCGCAGTCAGAAGGGGATGAAAGCGCAACCCATGTGTGTGCAGCTACTGATGGCAGTGGCATCAAACCCATCCGCCCGAAATGGCCTCCAGAGGGCGACTCTGTATCAGGCAACCCAGACCAATCTGATCTTCCAAAGATTCGCAGGAGCGTCTCCCTCAAGGAGAGAAGCAAACCATTTTCCATCTTCAGCTCTGCCCCAGTCACTCAACCCAACAAGAGATGCCAAAGATCTCCTTCAAATGAAAAGCCAGACTCAGAGGAGGAAATGTCACCCGTCTCTTCCACCACGGACACGCTGATCTCTTCCGAGGACATGACTgaaaacaaccaatcagaagaggaggaacaggatgaaaCCAAGGAGGAAGACAATGAGGAAAGGATGGAACAGGAGGAGAAAGTGGAAGCACAGGAAGAGGAACTTTCCTCTCTGAAATGCAGCTCACCGGACAACAGTCCTCCATTGTCGCCCGAGAGCGAGTCTGGGCTGGATCCCGAGGAGAACCAGGCCTCACAAGATGTGGGCTTCTGGGATGGAGAGGAAGCTGAGGAAGATAGAGCTGATGTCTCTGTGGAGGACCTCATTAAGAGGAACCGTCATTACGACGATGACGATGAGGACGAGGACGATGTGGTCTGAGTGATAGATTAGATGTCCGTGGACTTTCATTTCTCAGAAGCACCAGCGTATTTTCATGTAATCTCCGTTGTAggtctctgtctgtcttttgtGCAATTTTTTTCATGTCTTCAGCTTTTACATGTGCCTATAAATGTAACTAAAAACCAAGTAGTTGTCAGGAAGGTTTCTCTAGTCTAGACAATACACTAGAGCTCTTACAGTCTCTTCAAGCCTAGTTttatgaaattttaatttgtttggtactttttctatattttatatattaatagaTTAGAATATGTTGTTCTGCTGCTgttcaatttaaaaatgtatgcatttccaaacaactgaaaagaaaaaatgttttttttttttattgttttaagagTTTAAATTTGATTAGGCCAATCTTCGTATGTTTAGTTCAAGCACACATCTTTTGTTTTCACACAAGTGATCTATCACTACTGTAATGCACTTGAATGTACTTTATATGTCAAAACACGCCCCATTTGATTAGATTGACTACcttttcaatgttttatttcaaaattgtatttaactattttaaatgtcactttttttttatcatgggACCAAATATCCTGTAATACtatttgtttcaaataaatttacTACTATAAAATCTTGAGCAAGAGAGCTTTGTTTTTCTTAGTGACCCAATCCAATATTTTTCCCAGCAAAGTGAGCATATGTATTTTACTCCCTGGATAGTCTAATTAAACAATGccttaaaaaaatgataaagttataaagatttatttttggtcaCAGTTGTAACAAGTAGGAAAACTACAGTGAAAGTCAGTCATAAAGTAAGACTCATAAAATTGCATTCATACATAACATTGCATGTTggtaaaagtgtgtgtgtatatatatatatatatatatacacaccgatcaggcataacattatgaccaccttcctaatattgtattgctcccccttttgctgctaaaacagccctgacccgttgaAGCACGGACTCCTCTAGACCTCTggaggtgtgctgtggtatctgacaccaagatgttagcagcagatcctttaagtcctgtaagttgcgaggtggagcctccatgaatcggacttgtttgttcagcacatcccacagatgctcgattggattgagatctggggaatttggaggccaagtcaacacctaaaacatgtgctcctcaaaccattcctgaaccatttttgctttgtggcaggagcattatcctgctgaaagaggccacagccaccagggaataccatttccatgaaagggtgtacgtggtctgcaacaatgcttaggtaggtggtacgtgtcaaagtaacatccacatggatggcaggacccaaggtttcccagcagaacattgcccaaagcatcacactgcctccgccggcttgccttcttcccatagtgcatcctggtgccatgcgttccccaggtaagtgacgcacatgcacccggccatccacgtgatgtaaaagaaaacgtgattcatcagaccaggccaccttcttccattgctccagttctgatgctcaaaTGCCCACCGTTGGTgttttcggcggtggacaggggtcagcatgggcaccctgactggtctgtggctatgcagccccatacgaaacaaactgcgatgcactgtgtattctgacacctttctatcagaaccagcgtTAACTTCTTCAGATCAAGCTTTTTCTTTGAGCTTTTTCATCAGTCAGTGGtaataatgttatgcctgattggtagTAAATATAATCGGTCtctattttcatttataattgACATTTCTGTGTAAAATCAAATGggctcatttatttaaaatgttgtgtttgtatGAAAATGAATTTGACTGCAACCTGAGTCCAGTTTGTGTGGAAATAACTATTT of the Megalobrama amblycephala isolate DHTTF-2021 linkage group LG24, ASM1881202v1, whole genome shotgun sequence genome contains:
- the lima1a gene encoding LIM domain and actin-binding protein 1a isoform X1 → MAVSSFHRGQWASQSLRVTAKELSIVGVRGKNTAIAERFSKYLKAAEETSSDKKKSPEKLTPSLRNNNLSVLKQLWEQPAETPTSPEPKTHSRQRENHQQQSLDPSVDTPLESTDVQLLSDSDQPMEKWTQRDVETPGAVPIEKPTVPLNSLKMMFEKGETIHNNVSRESDSGSENMEPGDRESLDSGVKMMESTPLRDRMAMYQAAVTKHDFPSSPTSEPTDNEVRSHSGKQKENVPPVCADVGSETNTMKSPTADRNVSVISPEQNQSKAVRKFRLPVRETCVMCLKTVYPLEKLVANQQIYHNTCFRCAYCNTKLSLVNYASLHNNVYCKPHFCQLFKAKGNYDEGFGHRPHKELWETRGEGAEEQVKLSPHETTSSPTVEESPLVKVNVLAATLETRTQAASERVEKPLEMGRLKISWPPQSEGDESATHVCAATDGSGIKPIRPKWPPEGDSVSGNPDQSDLPKIRRSVSLKERSKPFSIFSSAPVTQPNKRCQRSPSNEKPDSEEEMSPVSSTTDTLISSEDMTENNQSEEEEQDETKEEDNEERMEQEEKVEAQEEELSSLKCSSPDNSPPLSPESESGLDPEENQASQDVGFWDGEEAEEDRADVSVEDLIKRNRHYDDDDEDEDDVV
- the lima1a gene encoding LIM domain and actin-binding protein 1a isoform X2 — protein: MEKWTQRDVETPGAVPIEKPTVPLNSLKMMFEKGETIHNNVSRESDSGSENMEPGDRESLDSGVKMMESTPLRDRMAMYQAAVTKHDFPSSPTSEPTDNEVRSHSGKQKENVPPVCADVGSETNTMKSPTADRNVSVISPEQNQSKAVRKFRLPVRETCVMCLKTVYPLEKLVANQQIYHNTCFRCAYCNTKLSLVNYASLHNNVYCKPHFCQLFKAKGNYDEGFGHRPHKELWETRGEGAEEQVKLSPHETTSSPTVEESPLVKVNVLAATLETRTQAASERVEKPLEMGRLKISWPPQSEGDESATHVCAATDGSGIKPIRPKWPPEGDSVSGNPDQSDLPKIRRSVSLKERSKPFSIFSSAPVTQPNKRCQRSPSNEKPDSEEEMSPVSSTTDTLISSEDMTENNQSEEEEQDETKEEDNEERMEQEEKVEAQEEELSSLKCSSPDNSPPLSPESESGLDPEENQASQDVGFWDGEEAEEDRADVSVEDLIKRNRHYDDDDEDEDDVV